From Candidatus Aminicenantes bacterium:
TTCGCATTTTGCCTCCTTAATTGTAGCGGTACCTGACGCCGAAAAGCAGCAGGAACATGCGGTTGGCGATGATCGGGTTGATGCTGATGGACGGGTCCATGTCGGTTGAAATTTTATAGAAATCGACGCGGCTGATGAATTCCAGCTGGGGCAGGATCGGCAGGGAAGCCTGGCCGTTGATGCGGAACGTGGTCGGGTGGCGCTGGACGACGTCGCCGCTGGTGATTTCACCGGAGCCGAGGTTGATGGAAATTTCGTCATTGTAAACAAAGCCGTACTCATAGGCGGCGTTCAGCGTCAGCCTGCCCCTGGCCGGCAGCGGGAATTCGGCCTCGGCCAAAGCGCCGATGCGAAAAAGGTTGCCGTCCCTTTTGAAAAAGGAAGTTCCGTCCCCGGAAGAGGCCAGGGCATGGAGCGCTATGACCGGGCCGATCTTGATGAAGGCGCTGCGCAAACCGGCGGCCGCGTACAAATCGATCACGTGCGGTTTTACCGATCCGCTTCCCGTCCCTTCCGGGCTGTGCCAGAAACGGCCGTAAAGGGTCAAATTGCTGAAAAAGCCCTGGCTGGTTCCCCCATAATCCAGCTTCATCTCGCTGTAGCTGTTGGCGCCGTTGGCGGTAAAAAGATTGCTGTTCACGGATATTGAAAAGAGTCTTGTTTTCAGACCGTTGAGCGCGGTCGCATATTTTCCGCCCAATTGCAGGTAGCTGGACTGGTCATTGTTGGGGAAAGTCTTATAGATGAAAAACAGGCCGGCGTTCCTGGAGAGATCTCCTTTTCTACCGGCGCTATCGAGTTGCAGGGAAATCCGGTTGAAATTTTTCAATTCCAGCTCTTTGAAACTGATCAGCTCATACGCGAATTTAAGCAGCAGGCGGGAATTGGCCCTGGTCCTCTCATAGCCGATGGACGGGGAGAGGAAGATGAATTTATGAAAAGCCGAATCGCTGGTTTCCAGATTGGAGCGCAATTGCAGGTTTAAACCGGCTTCCTTGTTGACTTGAAAATTAAGCCCGGCAGCCAGGGCATGGTTGGCAAAACCGGCGGTCTGGTCATTGGCAAAACTGTTGTTGGCGAAAGAATAATCCAGCCGGAGCGTTTGGCCGGGCCGCAGGTCGAAACTGGCGTCGGTTTTTAAGGCTACCTGGCTGAAGTTGTTGAAGTCGTTTGTCTCATCATTGTAAGAATTGTAACTGAACGCGGCGTGAACGTTCATTTTCCCGCTGCCCCGGAGCGAGTACCCGGCCTGGATAGCGGTGTTGCTGAACGGCGTCTGGATGATCTCGCGGCGGCTGCTGAATGAAAGTTCCATTTGTGAATTCTCTTTTAAAGCGTAACTCGCGCCAAGGGAAATATCGTGGCTGCCGCCCTTGTTCTCTTCGCTCTGGCTGCCGGGCATCTCGGTTACATGGGAGGATGTCCCCAGGAACAGTTCGCCCCAGGCCGAAAGTTTGGCCAGGGCATCGCTTCCGGCGCTGAAAAGCAGTTTCCGGTCGCGGACATACTCCCGGTAAAAATAATCTCCATACTGGAAATATCTGGAAATTTTACCGTAAGCGCTGCGGATTTCCTTGATCGTCCTTGGCCCCGAAAGCGGCAGATCGCGATATTTTTCATAGATTTTTTCAGCACTATCTTTTTGCCTGGCCAGGCGGGCATAAATTTCTCCGGCCGTTGTCATGAATTGATTGATCTGTGAGTTGGCGACCCCCTTGAATTTCGTCTGGATTTCCTCCTCATTGACGCTGAACGTCTGCAGGCATTTTTCTTCGATCCAGCCTTCACGGCCGCCCGGCAGGAGGATCCTGAAGAATTCGTCATTTTTTTCAATGATGGTGAATTCTTCGTTCAGGCGCGGAGAATAAAGCGTCCTGGCGTTTTCATCCAGGGCGTCATACACTTTGCAGCGGTTCTTGACCACTTTTCCCTTTTCCACTTTGCGCCAGCGGCTGGAATTCTTTTTTTCGGGCTCCATTTTTTTGATCAGGCAAAGGAAGGCCAATGATTCCTTCCTGGCTGTTTTTTCCAGTTCTTGCAGCGAATTCAGGTCCTGGGCTTGAACCGCTTTTTCGACTTCGGCCGCCTCACTCCGGAAGGCCGGGATCACGATCAATGAAAAAATAAGCAATACTATTTTTGTCATTTCCCCTCCCCTGGGCACAGTGCAGCCATCGTTGCCCATGTTGCCTGTTTCCTCCATCTTGTTTCCGAATCACCCATTGTCTTCAGCGCAGATTATATTGTTGAATTAAAATATGTCAATATGCAAGCAGCGGCTCTCTGCGCAGGATCGGAAAAAATTCACCGCCGGACCGGGAATACACCGCCCGCGAACGCCGGTTTGCCAGCCTGTTTGGCGCAGTTCAATCTATACAAGCGGCCGGAATGTTGCTATAATTTAATGCAGGAGCGAGGCCATGATAGACAGGTATGAAGCGGCCGAGATCGCCGCTATCTGGAGCGAAGATAACAAGTACCGCAAGTGGCTGGAAGTCGAACTGGCGATCACCGAGGCCTGGGCCGAGATGGGCGGCGTGCCGGCCGCGAGCCTGAAGCGCATCAGGGAAAAAGCCGCCGTCGACCCGGCTCGCATCCGCGAGATCGAAAAAAAGGTCAAGCACGACGTCATCGCCTTCCTGACGTCGCTGGAGGAATCCATCGGCAAGGATTCCGCCTACGTGCACAAGGGCGTCACCTCCTACGACGTGGTCGACACCGCCTTTTCACTGCTCATCCAGGAATCCCTGGCCATCGTCCTGGCCCGGGTCGAAACCCTGAAAAAAATTCTCCTGGAAAAGGCCTTCGCCTACAAGGACCTGCCGGCCATCGGGCGCACCCACGGCATCCACGCCGAGCCGATCGTTTTCGGCTGCAAGTTCCTAATCTGGTATGACGAGATGGAGCGCAACCGCCAGCGGCTGCTCAGGGCCAGGGAGATCACCGCGGTGGGAAAAATGTCGGGTTCGGTCGGCACCTATATCCATTTCCCGCCGGCCGGGGAAGAGCGGGCGCTGCAAAAGCTGGGCCTGAAGCCGTGCCGGGTCTCCTCGCAGATCATCCAGCGCGACCGCCACGCCGAAGTGATCTGGGCCCTGGCCCTGCTCGGCAGCAGCCTGGAAAAGATCGCGGTGGAGATCAGGCACCTGCAAAAGACCGAGGTGCTGGAGGTCGAGGAACCTTTTACCAGCGGCCAGAAGGGCTCGTCCTCCATGCCGCACAAGCGCAACCCCGTCCGCTGCGAGCGGGTTTCGGGGCTGGCGCGGATTTTGCGCGCCAACCTGGCCGTCGCCCTGGAAAACAACATCCTCTGGCATGAACGCGATATTTCCCATTCTTCGGCCGAACGGGTCATTTTTCCCGATTCTTTTCACCTGGGGGTCTTTCTGCTGGATGATATGATCGATGTCTTGCGGCACCTGGCGGTTTATCCCGAAAACATCCGCAAAAACCTGGAGCTGACCCATGAGGTCTATTTTTCCCAGAAGGTGCTGACCTTGCTGCTGGACAAGGGGTTGGCCCGCCAGCGGGCGTACGAACTGGTCCAGGAGCTGGCCTTGAAGTCGTGGCGGGAAAAGCGCGGTTTCCGCGAGCTGATCCTGGCCGACCCCGCCATTGGCGCCGTCTGTTCGGCGGCCGAGCTGGAAAAAGCCTTTTCCCGGGACGACTTGCTGTCCGGGGTCGAGGCGATTTACCGGCGTTTCGCCGGGAAAAAATAAGGCGGCCATGGTCCTGGCGACGATCAATTCGTACCTGGAGCAGATCGACGAATTGGTCGGGCGGGCCGTCGATCCCGATGACAAGCGTTTCCGCCTGCACCTGGAAGCGCTGGTCAAAAAAGGGGGCCGGGAAACCGAAAACGCCATCGCCCACTACATCACCGGCACCTACATCAGCATCCCCACCCGCATCAACCTGGTGCGCATGGCGGGCTACATCCGCAGCTCCGCTTTCCTGGTGCCGTTGAATTCGGTCATCGAGCTCGGCGAGGACAATCTCCTGCGCGAAGAAGCGATCAACAGCATCGCCAAATACAACGACCGCCGCGCCCTGGATATCCTGGACCGGACCCTGGCCAAAAACAAGAACACCCCGCTGCGCGAGCCGATCGCCCAGGCTATCGTCCGCATTAGGAAAAACAATCCTTTTTTGGCCATGCTGCCCCGGTTCTTGCACGGCAGCAAAAACCTCGAACTTTTCCAGATCACCATGAAGGTCTTCAAAAAGATACTCGCCGCAAACGACGCCAAGAGCTTCATCTCCTACCTGCACCATGGCGACCAAGTCGTGGCCGAAGGCGCTTTCGAGATACTTTGCTTTCGCGGCGACGCGGCGGTGTTCTTCTTCATCGCCGAATTCTTCCGCGAGCAGAGCCGGCTGCTGCTCCGTGAAGCGGAGCGGCCAACGGGCAACGCCAGGCTCGCGGCGCTGATCGTTGCCCTGCATGAGTACCTGAAGCGCCAGCCCGAATTTTTCCCGCAACTGCGGTCCGATATCGTTGCCATGCGCAGCCGCGCCGGCGACAGCGTCTGGGGGAAACGGCTGGACGCCTTGATGGCCGATTTGGAAAAAAGCGAGGCGGGGCGATGAAGCCGGTGGCGGGGAAGGGAAAGGAGCTTTGCAAATGGCTGTAATCAGAAGGATTTACGTTGAGAAGAAAGCGGGCTACGACATCGAAGCCAAAGCCATGCTGCTCGACCTGCGTGAAAACCTGGCCGTCGCGGGATTGCGCGGGTTGCGCCTGCTTAACCGCTACGATGTCTCGGGTATCAGCGCCCAAGAAATGAAAAGGGCGCGGCAGGCCGTCTTCGCCGAGCCTCCGGTCGACGAAATATACGACGAGTGCTTTCCCCTGGCCGTTGACGAGACGGCGTTTGCCAGCGAGTTCCTCCCCGGCCAGTACGACCAGCGGGCCGACTCGGCCGCCCAATGCCTGCAGTTGCTCTCGCCGGGAAGCGAATCCCCCAAGGGGACGTCCCGCCAGAGGGCGGGACAGCCTCTGGTGGTCACGGCCAGGGTCGTCGTCTTGCGCGGCAACCTCGGCGCCGAAGAGCTGGAAAGGATCAAACGCTACTTCATCAACCCTGTCGATTGCCGCGAAGCGGCTCTTTCCAAGCCGACCTCGCTGGCTTTTCGCGCCCCCGCTCCCGCCGCCGTCCCGGTCTTGAAAAAGTTCGCTTCCAAGTCCGCCGCCGCCTTGGCCGCGCTGGGAAACGAGTTGGGATTAGCCATGGACGCGGCCGACCTGCGCCATTGCCAGGCCTATTTTCGCGACACGGAGCAACGCGACCCGACCCTGACCGAGATCCGTTTGCTCGACACCTACTGGTCCGACCATTGCCGGCACACGACCTTTTTGACCGCCCTCTCCCGCGTTGCCATCGACCCGGACCCGAGCTGCGAGCCCGTGCGCGCGGCCTATGGGCTGTACGGCGAGCGGCCGGGGGCGATCTGCCTGATGGACCTGGCACTGCTGGCCATGCGCGAACTGCGCGCCGCCGGGCGCCTGAACGACGTGGAGTTCTCCGAGGAGATCAACGCCTGCAGCATGGCCGTGACCGTAGACATCGACGGCAAGAAAGAGGAGTGGCTGGTGATGTTCAAGAACGAAACCCACAACCATCCCACCGAGATCGAGCCGTTCGGCGGGGCGGCCACCTGCCTGGGCGGGGCGATCCGCGATCCGCTGTCGGGGCGGGCTTACGTCTACCAGGCCATGCGCGTGACCGGCAGCGGCGATCCGCGCGCCGTTGTGGCCGACACCCTGCCGGGAAAACTCCCCCAGCGTAAGATCACGACCGAGGCCGCCCACGGCTTCAGCTCCTACGGCAACCAGGTCGGGCTGGCCACCGGCCAGGTCAGCGAGGTCTATCATCCAGGTTACGTGGCCAAGCGCCTGGAGATCGGGGCCGTCATCGGCGCCGCGCCCAGGAAAAACGTCAGACGCCGCGTCCCCCGCCCCGGCGACAAGGTGCTGCTGGTGGGCGGCCGCACCGGCCGCGACGGCATCGGCGGCGCCACCGGTTCCTCGAAAGCCCACGGCGAATCGTCCCTGGCCAGCTGCGGAGCCGAAGTCCAGAAAGGCAACCCGCCCGGCGAGCGCAAGCTGCAGCGGCTGTTCCGCGACCCGGTCGCCAGCCGCATGATTAAGCGCTGCAACGATTTCGGAGCCGGCGGCGTGGCGGTGGCGGTCGGCGAGCTGGCGCCGGGGCTGGACGTCGATCTCGACCGCGTGCCCAAAAAATACGCCGGGCTGGACGGCGGCGAACTGGCCTTGTCCGAATCGCAGGAACGCATGGCGGTGGTGGTCGCCGGCGCCGACGCCAGCCGCTTTCAGCGGCTCGCCGCTGCCGAGAACCTGGAGGCCACCGTGATTGCCACGGTGGTCGCCCGGCGTCGGCTGCGCATGGCATGGCGCGGCCGCACCATCGTCGATCTTGACCGCGATTTCCTGGACAGCCACGGCGCCGAGCGCCAGGCGTCCGTCGAGGTGGCGGCTCCCGATGTGGGCAAGGATTTTTTCAAGACCGCCCCGGCGTTGGCACGGCTACCCGATCTGGCAATGTCCTGGACCGAGGTCCTGTCATCCCTGAACGTTTGCTCGCAAAAAGGCTTGGTGGAGCGCTTTGACAGCTCGATCGGCGCGGCCACGGTTTTCTCCCCCTTCGGCGGCAAATACCAGGCCACCCCGGCCGATGTCATGATCGCCAAGATTCCCCTGCTTTGCGGCGAGACCCACAGCGGCACGGTCATGGGCTTTGGTTTCAACCCGCAGCTGTCGAGCTGGAGCCCTTTTCACGGCGGTCTGTACGCCGTCATCGAGGCCGTGGCCAGGGTGACAGCCTGCGGGGGCGATTTCCGTTGCGTGCGCCTGAGCCTGCAGGAATACTTTCCCAAGCCCGGCCGCGACCCGCGCCGCTGGGGCTTGCCGTTCGCCGCGCTGCTGGGGGCGTTCATTGCCCAGCAGCAGCTGGAGATCCCGGCCATCGGCGGCAAGGACAGCATGTCGGGGACTTTCGGCAGACTCGACGTGCCGCCGACCCTGGTCGCCTTCGCCGTCACCGGCGTGGACGTGCGCCGGGTGGTATCCCCGGAATTCAAAAAAGCCGGCAGTCAGGTCCTATGGCTGCCCTTGCCCCGGGACAACCGTGAAATGCCCGATTTCGTTGCCTTGAAAAAGAATTATGCCCGGGTGCACAACCTGATCAACAAGGGGAAGCTCCTGGCCGCCCAGTCGCTGCACGGCGGCGGTCTGGCCGAGGGTTTGAGCAAAATGTGCTTCGGCAACCGGCTGGGCATGGCCTTTGATGCCCCGCAGATCGTTGCCGAGCTTTTCACTCCGGCCATCGGCTCGCTGGTTCTGGAGGTGCCTGAAAAGGAAAACGTCTCCGAGCTGTTTTCTGGGCTCGACTGCCGCGTCCTGGGCAAGACCCTGCCCGAGGCCGTGATCAAGGTCAACGGCCTGGAACTCGACCTCGCCTCGCTGCGCGAGCATTGGGAAAAACCTTTGGAGGATGTTTTCCCCACCCGGGTGGAAAAGAAACCGCTTGTTGCCGACCCAGGCTGGGAGCGGCCGCTGGCGCACGAGCGCGCCTGCTCACGCGGCCGCGGCCATCGCCCGCTGGTCCGGCCGCGGGTGCTGCTCACGGTCTTCCCCGGCACCAACAACGAGTATGACGTGTCAAGGGCCTTCGCCAGGGCCGGCGGCAAGCCGGAGACCTTCGTTTTCCGCAACCAGCGCGCCGTTGACATCGAAGCCTCCAGCCGCGAGCTGGCCGCAACGATCAAGCGCTCGCAGATCCTGATGCTCCCCGGCGGCTTCAGCGCCGGCGACGAGCCGGACGGGTCGGGAAAATTCATCGCCGCCGTTTTCCGCCATCCCAGTTTGCGCGATGCCATTCATGAATTGATCGACAAAAAGGACGGTTTGATCCTGGGCATCTGCAACGGCTTCCAGGCCCTGGTCAAGCTGGGGCTGCTGCCTCATGGCGAGATCCGCGAGCTGACGGCCGATTCGCCGACCCTGACCTTCAACCTCATCGGTCGCCTGGTGTCGCGGCCGGTGCGCACCAAGCTGGTTTCGACCCTCTCGCCCTGGTTCGGCCTGTGCCGGGCCGGCGACATCCATACCCTGCCGGTGGCCCACGCCGAGGGGCGCTTCGTGGCCCCGGCGGCGACCGTCGAGCTCCTCTTCTCCCTCGGCCAGGTGGCCACGCAATATGTCGATTTCGAAGGCAAGCCGACGCTGGATTCTTTCTTCAACCCCAACGGCTCCATGCTGGCCATCGAGGCGATCAGCAGCCCCGACGGCCGCATCCTGGGCAAGATGGCCCACAGCGACCGCATCAGCCCACACGTCCTGCAGAACATCCCCGGCGACAAGGACCAGAAGCTCTTCGCTTCGGGTGTGAAGTACTTTCAGTGAAGTCATCCTGTGGGGCGGTTGGGTAGATTTGCTACTTCCGCTGCAAGCGTGTTGAATATCTCGAGAAATGATGCCATTATAATTGACGACCCTAACTATTTAGACAAGGCAGGAAATGAAGAGCAAAAAAACGGTCAGCGTCCCGGCGGATCTCAGGAAAATCTTTCAGCGCTCCCAGGAATTGGTAGGAAAGTACTTCAGCAAGAAAAAAGAAAATCCCTCCGAAGGCACGATTGAAATCGTCGGTCATCGATACATTCTCATCAGGGCTGCATCGCTGTCGGTTGAATTTTTTGAGGTGATTAAAAAGCTTTATTCCGACAAAAGCGACAAGGAGGCGTTGGCCCTGACACGCGATCTCCTCTTTGATTTTGCCCATGCCATCGGCGTGGCCGATGCCAAGAATTTTCATGCACAAATGAACTTAAAGACGCCCATTGAAAAGCTGTCCGTCGGGCCGGTCCACTTCGCCTATTCGGGATGGGGGGTCGTCAACATCCTCCCGGAAAGCCATCCGGTTCCGAGCGAGGATTATTTGCTGATCTATGACCATCCCCATTCGTTTGAATCCCAGGCCTGGCAAGCGACCGGGCAAAAAACGAAGTTTCCGGTTTGCGTGATGAATGCCGGAT
This genomic window contains:
- the purB gene encoding adenylosuccinate lyase; translation: MIDRYEAAEIAAIWSEDNKYRKWLEVELAITEAWAEMGGVPAASLKRIREKAAVDPARIREIEKKVKHDVIAFLTSLEESIGKDSAYVHKGVTSYDVVDTAFSLLIQESLAIVLARVETLKKILLEKAFAYKDLPAIGRTHGIHAEPIVFGCKFLIWYDEMERNRQRLLRAREITAVGKMSGSVGTYIHFPPAGEERALQKLGLKPCRVSSQIIQRDRHAEVIWALALLGSSLEKIAVEIRHLQKTEVLEVEEPFTSGQKGSSSMPHKRNPVRCERVSGLARILRANLAVALENNILWHERDISHSSAERVIFPDSFHLGVFLLDDMIDVLRHLAVYPENIRKNLELTHEVYFSQKVLTLLLDKGLARQRAYELVQELALKSWREKRGFRELILADPAIGAVCSAAELEKAFSRDDLLSGVEAIYRRFAGKK
- a CDS encoding phosphoribosylformylglycinamidine synthase: MAVIRRIYVEKKAGYDIEAKAMLLDLRENLAVAGLRGLRLLNRYDVSGISAQEMKRARQAVFAEPPVDEIYDECFPLAVDETAFASEFLPGQYDQRADSAAQCLQLLSPGSESPKGTSRQRAGQPLVVTARVVVLRGNLGAEELERIKRYFINPVDCREAALSKPTSLAFRAPAPAAVPVLKKFASKSAAALAALGNELGLAMDAADLRHCQAYFRDTEQRDPTLTEIRLLDTYWSDHCRHTTFLTALSRVAIDPDPSCEPVRAAYGLYGERPGAICLMDLALLAMRELRAAGRLNDVEFSEEINACSMAVTVDIDGKKEEWLVMFKNETHNHPTEIEPFGGAATCLGGAIRDPLSGRAYVYQAMRVTGSGDPRAVVADTLPGKLPQRKITTEAAHGFSSYGNQVGLATGQVSEVYHPGYVAKRLEIGAVIGAAPRKNVRRRVPRPGDKVLLVGGRTGRDGIGGATGSSKAHGESSLASCGAEVQKGNPPGERKLQRLFRDPVASRMIKRCNDFGAGGVAVAVGELAPGLDVDLDRVPKKYAGLDGGELALSESQERMAVVVAGADASRFQRLAAAENLEATVIATVVARRRLRMAWRGRTIVDLDRDFLDSHGAERQASVEVAAPDVGKDFFKTAPALARLPDLAMSWTEVLSSLNVCSQKGLVERFDSSIGAATVFSPFGGKYQATPADVMIAKIPLLCGETHSGTVMGFGFNPQLSSWSPFHGGLYAVIEAVARVTACGGDFRCVRLSLQEYFPKPGRDPRRWGLPFAALLGAFIAQQQLEIPAIGGKDSMSGTFGRLDVPPTLVAFAVTGVDVRRVVSPEFKKAGSQVLWLPLPRDNREMPDFVALKKNYARVHNLINKGKLLAAQSLHGGGLAEGLSKMCFGNRLGMAFDAPQIVAELFTPAIGSLVLEVPEKENVSELFSGLDCRVLGKTLPEAVIKVNGLELDLASLREHWEKPLEDVFPTRVEKKPLVADPGWERPLAHERACSRGRGHRPLVRPRVLLTVFPGTNNEYDVSRAFARAGGKPETFVFRNQRAVDIEASSRELAATIKRSQILMLPGGFSAGDEPDGSGKFIAAVFRHPSLRDAIHELIDKKDGLILGICNGFQALVKLGLLPHGEIRELTADSPTLTFNLIGRLVSRPVRTKLVSTLSPWFGLCRAGDIHTLPVAHAEGRFVAPAATVELLFSLGQVATQYVDFEGKPTLDSFFNPNGSMLAIEAISSPDGRILGKMAHSDRISPHVLQNIPGDKDQKLFASGVKYFQ